From the Anaeromyxobacter dehalogenans 2CP-1 genome, the window CCGGCAAGCTGCAGGCGGCCACCGAGGTGAAGCTCTCCGCGAACGTCTCGGGCGACCTGCTCGAGCTCGACGCGCACGAGGGCGACCTGGTGAAGAAGGGCCAGGTGCTGGGAAAGGTGGACTCGCGGCGCTACAGCGCGCAGGTGGCGCAGCAGACCGCGGCGCGCGCCAGCGCCGCCGCCGACGTCGAGCTGGAGAAGGTGAAGGTCGCGCAGCTCGAGCAGGAGCTGGCCCGGGTGGAGCGCCTGGTGAAGACCGGCAACGCGAGCGCGGCCGAGCTCGACACCGCCCGCTCCAACCTCGGGGCCGAGCGGGCCCGCCAGCAGGCGGCGGTCGAGCGGGTGGCCCAGGCCGAGGCGGCGCTCAGCGAGGCGCGCCACGCGCTCTCGCTCACCACGCTCGCCTCGCCCATCGACGGCGTCATCACCAAGCGCCAGAAGACCGCGGGCGAGCGCGTGCGGGGCTCGGACCTCTCCGAGGACGTGGTGCTCATCATCTCCACGCTCTCCAAGATGGAGGCGAAGATCGAGGTGGGCGAGCACGAGGTCGTCTACGTGAAGGAGGGCGACACCGCCGAGGTCGAGATCGACGCCTTCCCGGACCAGAAGTTCCCGGCGACCGTCGTGGAGGTGGCGCGCAACGCCACCGTGAAGAACCAGGGCACCGAGGGCGAGGTGACCACGTTCTTCGTGCGGCTCGCGCTCGACCACCCGGTGCAGAACGCGCTCCCCGGCATGAGCGCGCAGGCGTCGATCGCCACCGACACGCGCGACAGCGCGGTGGTGGTGCCGATCCAGGCCGTGACCGTCCGGCCCGAGCGCGAGCTGACCGGCGCCGGCCCCGCGCCGGAGGGCCCGCCCGCCCCGGCACAGGGCGCCGGCCAGAAGAAGGCCAAGCGCGACCCGCTGCGCAAGGTGGTGTTCGTGATCGAGGACGGGGTGGCGAAGATCCGCCCGGTCGAGACGGGCCTCGCCAGCGACACCGAGCTCGAGATCACCTCCGGCCTGAAGGAGGGCGAGAAGGTGGTGGAGGGCCCGTACCGCGTGCTCTCGCGCGAGCTCGCCGACGGCAAGCGCGTCAACGAGGAGCCGCTGGGCGGCAAGCCGGGCGCCGGCGGGAAGAAGGGCTAGCCGTGGCCGAGCCGCTCATCGTCGTCGAGGAGCTTCACCGGCACTACGTGGTGGGCGGCGAGACCGTGCGCGCGCTCGACGGCGTGTCGTTCACCATCGAGCGCGGGGAGTGGGTCGCGATCGTGGGCCAGTCCGGCTCGGGCAAGTCCACGCTCATGAACCTGCTCGGCTGCCTCGACACGCCCAGCGCCGGCGTCTACCGCCTGAACGGCTCGGACGTGGAGGGGCTCGCCGACGATCAGCTCGCCGACCTGCGCAACCGCGAGATCGGGTTCGTGTTCCAGACGTTCCAGCTCCTGCCCCGCGCCAGCGCGGTGCAGAACGTGGAGCTGCCGCTCGTGTACCGCGGGGTGCCCCGCCGCGAGCGGCGCGCCCGCGCCGAGGGGGCGCTGCGGGCGGTCGGCCTCGGGCACCGCATGACCCACCGGCCCAACGAGCTGTCCGGCGGCCAGCGGCAGCGCGTCGCCATCGCGCGCGCGCTGGTGGGCGAGCCGTCGATCCTGCTCGCCGACGAGCCCACCGGCAACCTCGACTCCGCCACCGGCGAGGAGATCATCCGGCTGTTCTCCGAGCTGCACCAGCGCGGCCACACCATCATCCTCGTCACCCACGAGCCGCGGCTGGCGGCGCGCTGCCCGCGCGCCATCCGGCTGTCCGACGGCCGGGTGGTGGGCGACGGCCCCGGCGCCGAGGTGGCGCTGTCCGGCGCCCGGGCGGTCCACGCATGAACCGCGTCGCCCGGGCCTTCGTCCGCGCCGGCGCGGAGCTCGCCGAGTCGGTGCGCATCGCGCTCGAGTCCCTGATCGGCGCGCGCCTGCGCAGCTTCCTCACCACGCTCGGCATCGTCATCGGCGTGATGACGGTGATCGCCATCGTCGCCATCATCCAGGGGCTGAACCGCTCGTTCGAGGGGCAGATCGCGAACCTGGGCGCGAACACGCTCTACGTCTCCAAGTTCGCCTGGCTGGCGCAGGGCCGCGGCGAGTGGTGGGAGATGCGGAACCGCAAGGACCTGGGCAAGCGCGAGCTCGCGGCGGTGGAGCGCGAGGTGACGCTCGCCACGGCGGTCGCGCCGCAGGCGGGAACGCGCGGGACGGTCACCCGGCTCGACAAGGAGCTCTCCGGCGTCCAGCTCATCGGCACGAACGCGCGCTACCTCGACACCGGGGCCGGCTCGGTGCAGGCCGGGCGCTTCCTCACCGACACCGACGTGGACCTGGAGCGCGCCGCCGCGGTGCTGGGGCACGCGGTGGCGGAGCGGCTGTTCCCGGGCGCCTCGCCGGAGACCGTGCTCGGCCAGCGCGTCACGCTGGAGGGCCACCCGTTCACGGTGGTGGGGGTGATGGCGAAGCGCGGGCAGATGCTCGGCATGGACATGGACAGCAACGTCATCCTGCCGTTCACGACGTTCCTGCGCGACCTCGGCTCGAAGCGCTCCCTCAACCTGGCGGTGGCGGCCGCGCCGGAGAACCTCTCCGCGCTCGAGGACCAGATCGTCGGGGTGCTGCGCCGGGTCCGGCAGGTGGCCCCGGACAAGAAGGACGACTTCGCCATCAACCGGCAGGAGCAGTTCCTGCGCATCTACCGCCAGCTCACCGGCGCGCTGTACGGCGTCGCCATCGGCGTGGGGCTCATCACGCTGGTGGTGGGCGGCATCGGCATCATGAACATCATGCTGGTGTCGGTGACCGAGCGGACCCGCGAGATCGGGGTGCGGCGCGCGCTCGGGGCCCGGCGGCGCACCATCCTCCTGCAGTTCCTGATCGAGTCGTCGGTGGTGGCGGCGCTGGGCGGCGCGGTGGGCACCACGCTCGGCCTCGGGGTGGCGCAGCTCGTGGCGCTGCTCACGCCGCTCGCCGCGGCGGTGACGCCGTCGGCGGTGGCGCTCGGGCTCGGCTTCTCCGCGGGCGTGGGCCTGCTGTTCGGCTCCTGGCCGGCCTGGCGCGCCGCGCGCCTCGATCCGGTCGAGGCGCTGAGGTACGAATGAACGCCTTCCTCGACACGCTGGCGATGGCCATCGGCACGCTGCGCGGGAACGTGCTGCGGTCGATGCTGACGCTGCTCGGCATCGTGATCGGCGCCTGCACCGTGGTGGCGATGATGTCGCTCACCGAGGGGCTCCGCCTCAAGATGACGACCGACTTCGCCATGCTGGGCGCCGGCGCGTTCCAGGTCCAGAAGTGGCCGCACATGAACTTCGGGCCGATCGACTGGCGCAAGTACGAGCAGCGCAAGCCGCTCACCCGCGAGCAGGGCGAGGCGCTCCGGTCGCTCCCGCACGTGAAGTTCGTGTCGATCGAGGAGTACCCGAGCGGCGACGGCAACGGCGCGGCGGTGGTCTCCACGCCGGAGCGGGCCACCCGGCGCGAGGTCGCGTTCGGCGGGGTGCTCCCCGACTACGAGCCCGCCAACGGCGTCACCGTCGGCCAGGGTCGGTTCATCAGCACCACCGACGTGCTGCTCGGCCGCCGGGTGACGTTCGTGGGCACCGACGTGGTGGACGTGCTGTTCCCGAAGATGGACCCCATCGGCCGCGAGGTGCGCATCCGCGGCGTGCCGTTCGAGATCATCGGCGTCTCGATGAAGCAGGGGAGCATCTTCGGCCAGTCGAAGGACTCCTGGGCGGTGGTGCCCTGGACCGCCTACGAGGTCGCGTTCGGGCGGAACCGCAACAACAACATCGCCATCCAGGCCACCTCGCCCGAGGACCTGCCGCTCGCCATGGACGAGGT encodes:
- a CDS encoding efflux RND transporter periplasmic adaptor subunit encodes the protein MATQNPLPMPSPDHAAPAPDAPVLAALPPQPRMSWGKRIVAGLFVVAVVAITVSALRPKPPPPIGIQAVAAKRGPITRLVTAAGKLQAATEVKLSANVSGDLLELDAHEGDLVKKGQVLGKVDSRRYSAQVAQQTAARASAAADVELEKVKVAQLEQELARVERLVKTGNASAAELDTARSNLGAERARQQAAVERVAQAEAALSEARHALSLTTLASPIDGVITKRQKTAGERVRGSDLSEDVVLIISTLSKMEAKIEVGEHEVVYVKEGDTAEVEIDAFPDQKFPATVVEVARNATVKNQGTEGEVTTFFVRLALDHPVQNALPGMSAQASIATDTRDSAVVVPIQAVTVRPERELTGAGPAPEGPPAPAQGAGQKKAKRDPLRKVVFVIEDGVAKIRPVETGLASDTELEITSGLKEGEKVVEGPYRVLSRELADGKRVNEEPLGGKPGAGGKKG
- a CDS encoding ABC transporter ATP-binding protein; this encodes MAEPLIVVEELHRHYVVGGETVRALDGVSFTIERGEWVAIVGQSGSGKSTLMNLLGCLDTPSAGVYRLNGSDVEGLADDQLADLRNREIGFVFQTFQLLPRASAVQNVELPLVYRGVPRRERRARAEGALRAVGLGHRMTHRPNELSGGQRQRVAIARALVGEPSILLADEPTGNLDSATGEEIIRLFSELHQRGHTIILVTHEPRLAARCPRAIRLSDGRVVGDGPGAEVALSGARAVHA
- a CDS encoding ABC transporter permease — its product is MNRVARAFVRAGAELAESVRIALESLIGARLRSFLTTLGIVIGVMTVIAIVAIIQGLNRSFEGQIANLGANTLYVSKFAWLAQGRGEWWEMRNRKDLGKRELAAVEREVTLATAVAPQAGTRGTVTRLDKELSGVQLIGTNARYLDTGAGSVQAGRFLTDTDVDLERAAAVLGHAVAERLFPGASPETVLGQRVTLEGHPFTVVGVMAKRGQMLGMDMDSNVILPFTTFLRDLGSKRSLNLAVAAAPENLSALEDQIVGVLRRVRQVAPDKKDDFAINRQEQFLRIYRQLTGALYGVAIGVGLITLVVGGIGIMNIMLVSVTERTREIGVRRALGARRRTILLQFLIESSVVAALGGAVGTTLGLGVAQLVALLTPLAAAVTPSAVALGLGFSAGVGLLFGSWPAWRAARLDPVEALRYE
- a CDS encoding ABC transporter permease, which produces MNAFLDTLAMAIGTLRGNVLRSMLTLLGIVIGACTVVAMMSLTEGLRLKMTTDFAMLGAGAFQVQKWPHMNFGPIDWRKYEQRKPLTREQGEALRSLPHVKFVSIEEYPSGDGNGAAVVSTPERATRREVAFGGVLPDYEPANGVTVGQGRFISTTDVLLGRRVTFVGTDVVDVLFPKMDPIGREVRIRGVPFEIIGVSMKQGSIFGQSKDSWAVVPWTAYEVAFGRNRNNNIAIQATSPEDLPLAMDEVVAALRRLRGLGPQEENDFELFSNDTSAEMFDNLARMVGAATFGVCALALLVGGIGVMNIMLVSVTERTREIGVRMALGARRGRILMQFLLESITLSGLGGLVGVLVGAGLALGARAVFDVPASIPAWAVILSLASACGAGLLFGIYPAARASKLDPVEAMRIE